From Ficedula albicollis isolate OC2 chromosome 20, FicAlb1.5, whole genome shotgun sequence, one genomic window encodes:
- the STK35 gene encoding serine/threonine-protein kinase 35, protein PRLLAEIGRGAYGVVYEAVSGRSGARLAVKRIRCDAPENVELALAEFWALTSLRRQHPNVVRFEECVLQRHGLGQRMSHGNKRSQLYLRLVETSLKGERILGYAEEPCYLWFVMEFCEGGDLNQYVLSRRPDPATNKSFMLQLTSAIAFLHKNHIVHRDLKPDNILITEKSGTPVLKVADFGLSKVCAGLTARGKEGGHENKNVNVNKYWLSSACGSDFYMAPEVWEGHYTAKADIFALGIIIWAMIERITFIDAETKKELLGTYIKQGTEIVPVGEALLENPKMELHIPQKRRTSMSEGIKQLLKDMLAANPQDRPDAFELETRMDQVTCAA, encoded by the exons ccccgcctgctGGCCGAGATCGGCCGCGGCGCCTATGGCGTGGTGTACGAGGCGGTGTCAGGCCGTAGCGGCGCCCGGCTGGCGGTGAAGCGGATCCGCTGCGACGCTCCCGAGAACGTGGAGCTGGCGCTGGCCGAGTTCTGGGCCCTGACGAGCCTCCGGCGGCAGCACCCCAACGTGGTGCGGTTCGAGGAGTGCGTCCTGCAGCGGCACGGCCTGGGGCAGCGCATGAGCCACGGCAACAAGCGCAGCCAGCTCTACCTGCGCCTCGTCGAGACCTCCCTCAAAG GTGAGAGGATCCTGGGCTATGCAGAGGAGCCTTGCTACCTGTGGTTTGTCATGGAGTTCTGCGAAGGGGGAGACCTCAACCAGTACGTGCTGTCCCGGAGGCCCGACCCAGCCACCAACAAGAGCTTCATGCTGCAGCTGACCAGCGCCATCGCCTTCCTGCACAAGAACCACATTGTCCACCGGGACCTGAAACCAGACAACATCCTGATAACTGAGAAATCTGGCACCCCCGTGCTCAAGGTGGCTGATTTTGGGCTGAGCAAGGTCTGCGCTGGCCTGACTGCTCGGGGCAAGGAGGGGGGGCATGAGAACAAAAATGTGAATGTGAACAAGTACTGGCTGTCCTCGGCCTGTGGCTCTGATTTCTACATGGCACCCGAGGTGTGGGAGGGACACTACACTGCCAAGGCTGACATCTTTGCCCTGGGCATCATCATCTGGGCCATGATTGAGAGGATCACTTTCATTGATGCAGAGACcaagaaggagctgctgggcacttACATCAAGCAGGGGACGGAGATTGTGCCTGTTGGGGAAGCGCTGCTAGAAAACCCAAAGATGGAACTGCACATCCCTCAGAAACGCAGGACTTCCATGTCTGAGGGGATCAAGCAGCTCTTGAAAGACATGTTGGCTGCTAACCCGCAGGATCGACCTGATGCCTTTGAGCTTGAAACCAGAATGGACCAGGTTACATGTGCTGCTTAA